The sequence atttttttttttaattgtgagATCCCAATCTTACCAATCAAGCAATATCTGATTCGCTTATCCTAAAATGTTTGAGTCGTTGTGTTTGGTGAAAGAAACAGAAGCGGAATGCCAAATATGAGACAATTGACTTTTCAAAGTACGTGTGACTTCAACCAGGTGAAGAATTTTTTACActaacaacaaaatatatatgttaatgacaaaatttataataacaatcttaaaattatcattaaaaatatacttcgagtgacaataatttaaattttatttgcaataaaattattaatgggttaaaaagtatatattaagttGTTATTATGGACAATCACTAACATATCTGTAATAACAATTAAGTTGCAACACAGCTACAGTGACTATTGTCGTTACTGTATTGTTACCATATATGTGTCACTTAACTTtttatagtgataattttatgtacAAATTTTTTGTCTCTTATTGTGTCTAATAACAACAActgctattaaaattataaaaatcattgtagcgacaaaataaaaaattattgtcacttaatatatataattagtggcAGTTTTAGTATTGTTAGTTTTTATCACttatattctctttttatttctgcCCTGTTATCTTATTATTGTGTTATAATGATGTCATATCAAGCATATATACAcgtattttctcttttagattataatttaacttaattatagcttttaattttaaaaaattaaaagataccATACGCACCAATCACATATAGATATAAcactaaaatatgatttaaaaaaaagagtaaattacaacaacctctcctaaagtttgacataattatgaatacccatttgttgtttgaaaaattatcaatatcccCATGATTTTAAcaatcgtctaacaattagtctATTCCGTTAGTTTCCGTTAGCgattcatccaatttttgggTGAACTACccaaaatacttttatgtgGACTaagatattcgtaattatactaaatttcaagaaagataattgttatttaataataataataataataacaataaagaaCTTCTTTGAATCAATTTGCTTGGTCTATATCCGATTGTAACAAAGACTTCTCATCGTGACCAGAAAAAGACGCTCACGACCAAACAGTTGACTCTCTAATTAACATTAAGAGCCCTGTCTTGAATTTCTGAGGTTATAAGCACCTAAAACCATTTTATGAAATGTCCGATAATGTTGGTAAAGTCTGGGAAAATATGtgacaattttttgtaataagagtttatacatttataaaaaaaaaaatactattatcgatttagtttttaaaagtTCAAAACGATTCTAAACAatgttttttcaatattataaaaaaatcctaatcgttactatgttattaaaaaaacttcCAACTCATTTTTTTGCACAGTAAATTGAGTGCTACATCTCGAGTACATCCAAAAATTTCACCGCGACCTCCCACCTACAACGATGAACAAAGCAcaactataaaagaaaataaagttatcCCACACATGACAGGGGTTAAAACCCTTGATTGGGtcgggctgacatcatcgacTTGAAATCGCATCGGTTGATGCAAAGTCCAATCTGAGGGCATGAAAGTGGTGTCGTTCATATGACAAGTTTGCATTTAGTATCAAAAGATTTTCCTCTTTAATTCTGtcttatttttctaaacaGACTCTGATTTAGATATcgtaaaattcaatattaacaATTTCACTATGTACATCATCACCAACTTGAATCTGTCATCTCAtctaaattctattttaaaagaGAGAAGTATGAAAGTTTCTTGGAAACTTCAATGTACACTTGAAGTTTCCAAAGGTGcatcaaatcaaacaaaataggGAAGTCAATGTGAACATGCTTTGATTTAAAGCTAATAATGGattgggggtggggtgggacATTTCATCTGCAACAATTTTCCAAGAAAGAATACAACTTTGGTGGGTTGACTTCCAaagtctttctttttttcctgcAATGCACTACTTATTGTTGTGGTGCCATTCTTTGACTAGTCTTCttacttttaatatatctgacaaattttgaattaaatgcattttctaAAGTGGCCAAAATCTTTTTTCCCCTTATCTTTGacttgtttatttaatttttactggTTGTGACTCGCTATTtctacatgcatataataaataaattttgtatattaacatataattatagataaaaatatataaatcaacaaattagaTTTTTAAGTGATTGAACCGACATGTATAATTTCGTATGGAAGATTTGttatatcaaaatttctataattaatattttgtaatatttgggCATGAACTGAAAATTGTTTAGCTGGTTTGTTTCGAGAGAACTTCATCAAATTGTATTTGaatgaaagaatttttattttgaaaagattatttgaaattaagaattttaaataaccCCACTCAATCCAATCGAATAGTTCGGatcattaacttttttaatttgagtcaaaagattatattttattgcatcgtgaatgttttctttaaagtcgataaactattatttttttgaataaatcaGTTACAATCATCAACAtcaaatatctatatctattaacaatcatatactaatcaacaatatcaaataattatatataatcaataactattattaaagtagaacAATACCTACTATTTAAAGTAGAATAGCATCACACACGATGATGGAGTTCAAAATAATCTATAACTTTAAAGTTATGAAGCTTTAATTTCACCAATTAAATTAGGCCTCGTCCACGTTGCATCGTAAATGTCAATATCCAAAACTGAGTACTGCTCAAACTTTTACTTGAATTCTGCGCCATCAAAAGATTAGGTTAAAATAGAGGTAGTAATGGGCCACTACTAAAATTCCCTTTTCAAttcatattcatataaaaattaaggcCCATTAGGGTTTCATTATGTTTGGCCCatcaaaaatttcatttttcttttcaataaatataatattttcaaatgcaactttatgatttaattactCAAACTCATGAAATATTTCAGTTAAACAGTACATcgatcaataaattataattaataaatagattaattaaataataaattatataaattaataataattaaaatttaaaaaattccttACTTGAGTTCGAAAGTTTGGGTGGTAACGTGTGAGAGCGTGTGTCtgattttattgtaatttgtatatgtaatatatatatatatataatttgtgtatatacatatttgtagagagagggagagaggaAAGAGAGGGTGAAAAGAGACGAGCTCTCTATacttattgttattataagcacttgttatcttattttttttaaatcttatctaaaaaatgaaaaacaaaagaaaaagaaggaaaagccataaccacaaaaaatgtgaaattataataatcgCTTTCAAGTGGGACCCAAAGTCGCAGCCAAGTTGAAAAAAGCGCATTAAAGTCACCAACGATTCAAGGCCACAAACATTTCccgaagaaagaaaaaggcaaaaagCGCCAAAGATAACTACCAATCACACTGAAGGAATTCCTTGCTTACATATTGTGGCTGGAAACTGAGCGCATATCAAATGGAAGTTCTAAGAACCTCTGCCGCTTTTGCAGTCAGCAATTCCAGCAGAAATCCCACTGCTTTTGTTCCGGAGGTACTCCATTTATaccctttttcttgaaatttaaatacgtcgtttttttataatgaaaatacGTTCTGTTTCTGCATTTTTTGCTGTgttgaatttttgttcttttgtttttctttcttggaaatGAATGCATGTCTTGGTGGGAAAGGGATTACTGATGGAAAGGTGTTGTGGGTTGTTGGTCATAATGCTGATGTGTCTTTTACCAATTGAAATTAGGAATAAGAATGTGGAAAAGAAAACTCTGGATACCATGATTGAGTTGTTAATTATGCATTTGAAAGATTTGTGGTCCACAATTGTGATTAATCATCAATTAGAGATATTAAGTACATTTCTTTGTCATGCATGATCATTGCTCGGGAGGAGGTGTTAAGAATTGGTTCACCACATGAAGAAAGATTTTTGAGTAATTTTACATGTCTTTCTGGTGAGAAATCATTGATCTAGATATTGGTACACATTGTGACTGTTAAGCAAATGAAAAAGTcctcatttttttcaaatgaacaCCTTCAGGTGCTTCTCTGTAATCATCTTACGCCGAGGAAAAGTGGATGTCGAGCATCCTGTTCTTTTTCTAGTAACGAAAAGAATACTGCAAAGTTCTTTTCAGCTCAGTTTCTGAATAGGAGCAACAGATACAAAAAGTTTCTTAAGTCGCTTTGGCGGCTGGACggaatttttgttttgcacCGTGGTTTCTTTGTGCTAAAGACTGAATTTGTTCCCGGGCTGCGGAAATTTGCCATCATCCTCCAGAAAGCGCTACAATGTGCTGAGAGGTTTAACAATCCTGTTCCTGTGTTTTCACTCCGTCTTATTGTTGGAGTGATGCTTTTCATGACATTGGGTGCCGCTGTCACCAAAACTCCTTCCTGTAAGTTTTATAGGTTCTTCAAATTGTCTACCATTCAGTTTGGATATTCTGGATACCACTATCTTCTTGTTTTCTGCTATAATACTTTGATTGTCACACTATGTAGGGGCCCTTAGCGAAGAAaatcttcttttcttggaGGCTTGGAGAACACTTGACCGCGCttatattgataaaacttTCAATGGGCAGAGTTGGTTTAGGTACAGAGAAAATGCACTACGCAATGAACCTATGAACACAAGAGAAGAGACTTGTAAGTGTCTATCTTGCAGCTGATAATGTGccatgttttttttatcaactgGTTTGCCTTCGCAAAATTATTGAGAACACACCATAGCAATCCacaagtaattaatttaaacaggAACAAACATTTGTTATAGCTGATTACATGATGGCTACCCTTGGTAAACTTTTTTTAGATGATTGGTTATGGCTAAGTTGGCTGTAACATTCTTTGTATTGAGCTTCGACTGTCATTTTGGGTTTAATGCAAGAATTCTGCAAGAAGGCTCATTTTAGCAATCATGTAACTGATAGGTCATTTCATACGGTCACacaaattttagtatttaacATCAGCCTTAGGTGAACCATTTAATATTCATGATTCAATGTTTTTCATATTGTATTCTAGATGCGGCTATAAGGAAGATGGTTGCTACTCTGGATGACCCTTTCACTCGGTTCCTAGAGCCTCAAAAATTTAAGAGCCTGCGGGTATGGGCTTCTTGCTCTGATCTTTCTCCCTTAATTTATTTGGGTTAAGAAGCTACTTTCAATGTTATTCTTGATTACCGATTTTTTCACTCAATGAGAAGGTAATGGTTTCATTATCGTCCTACCTTGTATAACTTGTTGATATGTCCTTTGAAGGCAGTCAGGAACACGGAATACTCTTACTGGTGTAGGGCTGTCTATTGGATACCCTACTGGAAAAGATAAATCGACTTCTGGAGTGGTGGTTGTTTCAGCTGCTCCAGGAGGCCCAGCAAATAGGGCTGGAGTTCTGTCCGGCGATTTAATCCTTGCAATTGATGACACAAGTACAGAAAGCATGGGAATATATGATGCTGCTGAACGATTGCAGTGAgttttttctaaaatcaaCCTTGCAATGATGACACCACCAGTGTGATGCTGTTTTACTTTTGCTTCGTTTGTTTTACGTATCTGGAAGTTCAAATTattgttaggaaatggatcgggttaagatggataacaggtggaatatgaaggcagtaaaagacacacgaatttgttaacccagtttggatataaatcctacgtttgggggcgataccaagccaggagaaaacactcaaagaggagaaaaattgaggagtacaacacacacacacttgtatgcaagtcttcaccacacgtgaaagacaacactcaccctcgtctcaactctttcttttctctctactctattctactcTGCTCTgcaaaacaatgctaataagagtagaatatatatagccatgacttatcctttttccaactcaacttgggatttctaagttgaatgaggttatccttctccaactcaactttgaatcgggttatccttctccaactcaacttgggaattctaagttgaatcaggttatccttttcttcttcaaatcaatcttcacaacttaacaatctcccacttgaagattgattagcttttctccacttctttcttggtaCCGCCGGGTTTGTCCACTCTAGTCATCAAGGCCAGTCGAAGCCGTACACAGCTTCAACTTCTCCATCGCAACCGCCTTGGTCAGCATGTCCGcaggattcttttctccttggatCTTCTCCAGCTGCAGTGCCTTCTTCTCCAGAAGTTGTCGGATGAAATGGTACTTGATCTCGATGTGCTTTGTCCGCGAATGGAACGCGGGATTCTTTGCCAGATGGATCGCACTCTGGCTATCGCTATGAAGAATCACATCTGCCGGAGGTTTCCCTAATTCACCCAACAAGTGTTGCAGCCAAATGAGCTCCTTAGCTGCCTCAGTAACTGCCACGTACTCAGCTTCCGTCGTGGACAGTGTGACAACCTTCTGCAACTTTGAGACCCAGGATACGGCTGTACCGCCATATGTGAACACGTACCCTGTAGTGCTCCTCCTTTTGTCATAGTCACTCCCTGCAAAATCAGCgtcaacaaacccaaacaaGGTAAGCTTGCCCTTACCAAACACCAATGCTCGGTCCTTAGTACCCCtcaggtacctaagaatccaTTTCACAGCTTCCCAGTGCATCACTCCTGGATTGCTCATAAAACGGCTAACTACTCCCACTGCATGTGCTATATCCGGTCGAGTACAGATCATAGCATACATCAGGCTCCCAATTGCTGAGGCATACGGTGTGACTCTCATCTTTGCACGTTCGGAGTCAGTCTGGGGCGAATCACTGTTGGATAGTTTGAACTGATTTCCCAATGGCGTTCCAAccggttttgcattttcca comes from Sesamum indicum cultivar Zhongzhi No. 13 linkage group LG10, S_indicum_v1.0, whole genome shotgun sequence and encodes:
- the LOC105171826 gene encoding carboxyl-terminal-processing peptidase 2, chloroplastic, producing MEVLRTSAAFAVSNSSRNPTAFVPEVLLCNHLTPRKSGCRASCSFSSNEKNTAKFFSAQFLNRSNRYKKFLKSLWRLDGIFVLHRGFFVLKTEFVPGLRKFAIILQKALQCAERFNNPVPVFSLRLIVGVMLFMTLGAAVTKTPSWALSEENLLFLEAWRTLDRAYIDKTFNGQSWFRYRENALRNEPMNTREETYAAIRKMVATLDDPFTRFLEPQKFKSLRSGTRNTLTGVGLSIGYPTGKDKSTSGVVVVSAAPGGPANRAGVLSGDLILAIDDTSTESMGIYDAAERLQGPEGSTVELVVRHGSETRHLSLTREKVSLNPVKSRICRTPGLGVDGPLIGYIKLTSFNQNASGAVREAIATLRGNNVNAFILDLRDNSGGLFPEGVEIAKIWLDKGVIVYICDSRGVRDIYDTDGSNAVAASEPLVVLVNKGTASASEILAGALKDNKRAVLVGEPTYGKGKIQSVFELSDGSGLAVTVARYETPAHTDIDKVGIIPDRPLPVPFPKDDEGFCSCFQDPASACYLNRVELFSR